AGCTGGTCCTGCAGTACATCCCCCATGTCGTCCCCCACAAAAATGTGAGTGGGCACTGAGCCTGGGGCAGGGGGGTCCAGGAGGTGACAGGCCAGGGCTGACCGTTGGGAAGGTCCAGGCCTTGAAACAGACACGGCCGTCCACCCTCCGATCCAGATGCGGTTCAGGGGGATTTAAGGCCAAGGCAGGAAGCCCCGTCAGCATCTCGGCCCTTGGGAGGGCTCTGCTTGCGGTCTCTACTTTGCAAGCCCAGCAGGGCACTAAGCCACGTTCTTCCCTTCCCCCGAAATTTAGCGGGTTCTTCTCTTCCGCAATATGGTCACCAAAGAGAAAGAGCAGCTGGGCTTGGTGGAGACCAGCTCTGCGTCGCCTCACGTCACCCACATCACCATCCGTCGGTCCCGCATGCTGGAGGTGAGAGGGGTGGGCTGGTGGCCCTCGAgcgctccttcccttcccctcctcatcCCAGGGGCCATcttgacacacccacccaccccaggatgGCTACGAGCAGCTGCGCCAGCTCTCTCAGAACGCCATGAAGGGCGTCATCCGGGTGAAGTTTGTGAACGATCTGGGCATGGATGAAGCGGGCATCGACCAGGATGGCGTCTTCAAGGAGTTCTTGGAGGAGATCATCAAGAAGGTCTTTGACCCGGCCCTCAACCTCTTCAAGGTATCCGCTCCAGGGCTGGAATTTGGGGATGGCCGGGGGGGCTCCGTGTCCAGCTTCTCAGCTCTCCTGCTCTGTTTCGGCACAGACCACCAGCGGGGACGAGAGGCTGTACCCCTCCCCCACCGCTTACATCCACGAGAACTTCCTGCAGCTCTTTGAGTTTGTTGGGAAGATGCTGGGAAAGGCCGTTTACGAGGTAGGCTGAGTTTCACGACTGGCTGTTCTGCAGCACTCTTCACACGGGCCAAGGAGGGGAAGATGGGGCCAGTGGAGAAGGGCACCTAGGCTGGGAGGATGCTGGtaactgcagttttcttgcccagacgtttcattacccaaaccaggcAACGCGATCAGTGCCGATGATGCTTCCTAGTTGGGCAATTGCTCATTTCAACCCAGGGCTACGGATAATTCTCCTTTCTAGGGAATTGTGGTGGATGTCCCCTTTGCCTCTTTCTTCCTGAGCCAGCTGCTCGGCCATCATCACAGCATCTTCTACAGCTCGGTGGACGAACTTCCCTCGTTGGATTCCGAGTTCTATAAGAACCTGACCTCCATCAAGGTTCACTCCCAACTCTTGTGGCATTCCTTCggcccccggggggggggggcagctgctGCCGGGATGCGAGAGGCTGCAGAGGGCGGGTTATACCTAGCAAAGCCACTTGCCTTGTTGTTCCTCATCACACATGACGGGGCACAATAAGTGACCCGCAGGAGGTATTCAGCTGTGCTGGGGGGGTTTGTAAGAGTTGGCCTTCCCCtggggcagggttttttttttataagactAAACCGGCCTGGGTGTTGGGCAAGTTCTGGTGACCCGATTTCCTGCAACTCCTTAGCAACGTAGCTGCTTTCTTGTCCTTCTGCAGCGCTACGAAGGAGATACCAGTGACCTGGGCCTCACCCTCTCCTACGATGAAGATGTGATGGGCCAGGTAgggtcagagcaggggtgaaatgtaaaatttgttactaccggttctgtgggcgtggcttggtggggggataatgtaactgggtgggcgtggccaacttttttttcttaaacttttaaaagtattttttctacggcctcttcggccgaagaggttgtaaaaatatgtttttaaaacctctgatgatcaggcaactcagctgggatcgccagaggagccttttaaaagcttttaaagggttctggggatcccagctaagccgcgtgatcatcggaggctttttttttttttacttttaaaagcattttttgggctgaagaaaaaatgcttttaaaagtaaaaaaacaacaactgatgattgtgcagctcagctgggcatgggggagggggcagggatttttgctaccggttctccgaaccgcctgccgccatcgctacccaatcaggcgatccggtccgaatggggagcatttcatccctgggacaGAGGCCCCTCGAGCAGCACCTGCTTTCCAGGTGTCCCATCCCCGCTTCTCCAGTAAAGGctaatttctttccttcctccccaatTTTTGCCCCTCTAGCTTGTGTGCCACGAACTCATTCCAGGGGGAAAGACCATCCCAGTGACCAACGAGAACAAGTGAGTCTGACTTTCACCCAGCCGCTGCCTTCGCTGCGAAACGCCTCTTTGCTTGTTCCACCCTTCACCCCCGAAGACCTGAGCTGACGCCGCAAAGGGCTTGGGGAAGGCCTTTCCGGGGGGACGGGCTGCGAGGCTGGAGCTCAGCTCTTCCTCTCCCTGGCCAGGATCAGCTACATCCACCTGATGGCCCACTTCCGCATGCACACCCAGATCAAGAACCAGACGGCCGCCTTCATCGGCGGCTTCCGGTCCATAATCAAGCCCGAGTGGATCCGGGTCTTCTCCGCACCCGAACTGCAGCGGTTGATATCTGGAGACAACGCCGAGATCGACCTGGAGGACTTGAAGTAAGGCCGGGGCCGGGCTGGGTCCAAAGCCTCGACTCCTTCCGCAGGGCTGGGTCCCTTGTGCTGCCTGAGGTCTCCAGTTCGGCTGAAGTGAGGATTGAGAGCATGAGAGGCAAAGGCTTTGCAACGCAACGTTcaggagagagatggggagattTGACAATTGGGAGGGGAGGCACAGAGATCTGGCGGTGCAGTCCAGCACTTGGGGAAAGAAGGccgggggagtggggaggggggagagaagagtcCAAGGAGGGGGAAGGGTTAAGAAGCTGCCGGTCTGCCTGGGAGCCTCACCTTCTGAGGCAGGCGCTGGGTCACATCCCGTTCCAGCAGGAGACGGGAATTGCAAAAGCCGCCTCTGGCCCTTTCAAGGGGGGATTCTGCCCCGCCTGACATGTTTGGTTCCCTCTCGGTTGCCTTTCTAGGAAACACACCGTCTACTACGGGGGCTTCCATGGCAGCCACAGGGTCATCATCTGGCTCTGGGACATCCTTGCCAACGATTTCAGCCCCGATGAAAGAGCCATGTTTCTCAAGGTAAGGGCAGCCGTGTCGCACACGTGTGCATCTGCGTGCCCATGGGCAGCGAGTGGGAAGAATTCCAATCCTGGGGGGGGCCTTGTTTTAAGAAAGGCCGAGGGAACCGAACAGTGACAGCGGCCTGGCCTTCCCAAAGTCCTCCGCACCGAGTGCTACAATCTCACCCCCAGTGGGGCTCTGTGGGGCAACCCCCTCCTCTCCAGTGACAGTGCTGTGTCCCACTCTTCAACTGCCCTCCATGTCTCTGTTGTCTCTCAGTTTGTTACCAGTTGCTCCCGGCCGCCACTCCTGGGCTTCGTCTACCTCAAGCCTCCCTTCTCCATCCGGTGCGTGGAAGTGTCGGATGACCAGGTGTGTGGCTGGTGGCGGGGCAGGGACGGTGCCTCCCGAGCCAGTGCTTGTGTTCCCAGGCAAAATGCAGCAAGCTGGCGTTTCTGTGGGGCAGACCCAGAGCCCTCGGGCACCCTGGGACGTcacagaggaaggaaaggagggggagcCGGGCACTCTGCTTGTGGGATTGGGGTTCAGCGACTTCAGCTGGTGAATCCCCCCCCTCTTATTCCTGACTCTCTCAGGACACGGGAGACACCCTGGGCAGCGTTCTGCGGGGGTTCTTCACCATCCGGAAGAAGGAGCCGGGGGGGCGCCTGCCCACCTCCTCCACCTGCTTCAACCTCCTGAAGCTGCCCAACTACAGCAAGAAGAGCGTTCTGAGGGAGAAGCTGCGCTACGCCATCAGCATGAACACGGGCTTTGAGCTCTCGTAGCAGCCCTGGCGGGAGAAAAGGGCCCGGAGGCCAGTTGGCCAGACAAGCAGCGCCTTCCCGGAGCCTTGGCCAGCAAGGTGGGCCCGAAGCCCTTGGGGCTCCGGTGCCCAGGTAGAAAAGGAGCTGCCCCCAGCACTGCTTCGCTCCTCTGAGACCGCAGCTGGCCTGCCATTAAACGTAGCCTTGCCTGCAAACCTTGTGCAGTTACCCGTTGCGGGCAGGGGGTCGCTGGAGGTCGTGCCGCGTGGAGGGCTGGGCAGGTCCCTCGTGTTaaggcccccccccccgggttgCTGCGGAGGGCTGGGCCGTTTATGCCATCTCGTCTCTTCCTCTGCATTGCCGAGACCTTCCCGTCTGCCCTGGTCGAACTTTCCAGCTGCCCTGGGCGCGCTCTGGCCAAGCTCTTCCAGGGCTCCCATGTAAGAAGCCACCCGGGCCGAGTTCTGTCTGCTGAATCCAAGGCCCTGGCATGGTCCTGCTCAGAGGGGACGAGAGATCTGAGTTAGCAGCAGCCAGAAAACCTGTTCCTCACTCAGCCTGCAAGGCTACCTTTACCTCTTGACCCCAAAGTGGGAGTCCTTGTCCAGCCTAGTTTTGTTCTCTTGAACTTCTGGCCAAAGTAGTTTAGCTTTGGATCAACTTTTCTCCAAAGACACCCCCCCCGGGCCCTCCCCAGCAAGGAACAGGGAACTGTTTTCAGCTTCCCGAGATGGCTCTCCCATTGCAGCCTCTCTAGTTGCGGAATCCACCGGTCAGCCCAGGGCGGGGTGACCCTGCGGGAAGGCCTGGCACAGAAGGCGCTCGAGTGCACTTGGGCCGAGGTGGGGGGGAGTGGTGATTGGTGGGGTCTTTCAGCCCCAAGAACGAGCACCTAGGCAGAGGTGAAGGGGAACCGCTGGGCAGGCCAGGGTGGTCCTGTCTGTTCTCTCAGGGACTTTGTTGTTTTGAAGTTTAGTTTGGCTGCTTGTGGAAGGAGGCACTAATTGCAGGTGGGTTTAGACCAGGGGGCtcccaaagttggcaacttttaagacttgtggacttcaactcccagaattcccccagccattAGGCTATGCTTGTCAACTTTGGAGAGCCCTAACGTAGGCTGAAGTGAGCATTTGCACCCCGTCTTGCTCTTGGGGCAGATCGTTCCGTCGTCCTCTCGAAGTCTCCCAAACCCCATGGAATGAGCTTGGAGCCTGTGGAGGTTCCGCTGTCTGTGGGTCTGGTTGCACTCCGgagcgtgtgtgcatgtgtggatgTACAGATTTTGAACAAACACAAGAGGCTGATCAAGAAAGGCTACCCTGTgtttttctaccttttaaaagaaACTGGATGAATCTGTCCAGAGGAAAACGTCTTTTGCTCCCGGTCCAACTCTATTAAGCGGTGGTTTCCCACAGGGGGTCTGCAGCTCAGCATGTCCGGGGCCGGATTGTGATCCTTCTCCCAGGTAGCTGCACTGCTTGTGTGCGAGTCTTGCTTATTTTAGGAAAACAGATTACAAACCTCAACCTTTTCCACAAATGTGAAATGTGAAGAAAGAAGAGTCGGTTTGTAACAAACAGTGCAAGGTATTTTGAGAATGTTGCTTTTATTTAAGTCcagttctttttaattttagaacATAGCTACTGCCTTGAAATACAAACACCCCCCCCTCTTTAATTAAGGGCTGGGCCCAGACAGGATCATAAGCGTGGAGCTCTTCTGGATGCTGGTTCACCCAGTTTCCTTCCTGATTTTCCGTTGGGGATTGTGGGTTGTTGACCTGTGGCCGCCACTGCGGGCCTCCCAGAGAAATGTTTCAAATTGCCCTCTTGGAGGAGGGGGTGcagtctcctcctccccccccccgcttctggtGCCCTCCTACCCACTGGAATCCGGGAGTGGCCAGTCCAGACAAGCCTGGCAACAGCTGCCCATGGCTTCCCACAACCTTCGAAGCGCAAACTGGGGCTTTGCAATGCACAGGCCCCTCCCTCACGCATTGCGCTGTTGCTCAGGTCTGGGTGTTCCTGTCACCTGGAGGCCCTTCCTTGGAAGCCAtcgatcctctcctctccccatgCCCTGTCCTGCATGCGTGTTTTCCCAGGAGAGACTTTTGGCAGAGGAAATCAATAAATTATTTTGCTCCTGGATcgcttagtattttttttaattacggcCCATTCTTCACACTGGAAATTCAGGAATACAGGAAATAAAGTTGACAAATTGGTTGAATGCTGCggtagcttttcttttttaaaaatgcatgacTGGGAGAAAAGGGGAGCCGGTGAAAGAACTTACTGGCAAGGCCCGATTCTGGAACATTTGCCAATAGTGCCCGTCTCTCGAAAGCCGCTTTCCAAGATTGTTGACAAGACGTATCGATAGTCGTGGCCGAGGGAAGGAATCCggatctatttttattttgaccGAAGGAACCTGGCAGGCAACACCACGCTTAACTGGAGCCAACGGGACTGAACTAAACCTGAATTCCCTCCAGTGTTCCAAGAAGCAACGAAGGCATCTTCAGGCATCATCACAGTTGCTCTGAATTCACACACGCAAGCCGGACTCCCAACAAGGCGGCCAGGAATCTGAATTTCTGTGGGCTTCTATTGGCTTTTCAGGTAGGGGTCTGAGCGTTTCAAATTGCTGGCATTTGACACTTCGGCTTTGCCTTCTGTTGGCTCAAAAGTTGCTCATTCCACATCATGCATTCACGAGTTTAGTCTTGGGGCTCCATCCTTCTGTAGATttgctcctccttcccttcctgcttCGCAGCGAACCGGGCCAAGACAAACAGGTAGTCGCTCAGCCTGGATACGGGAAAGGAAAGGGTCACCCTCCGTCTGTGGACAGCAGGGCTAGAAAGAGACGCCCAGCCAGAGCAGGGAGTCGCATCTGGGCGTAGGGGAGAGAACGGCCAAGCCTGAACTCTATGACCCACACACGCATTCAGCTCCTTTTGCCAAGGTCTGTAGGAAAAGCCCATGGATGTAGAGTCAAGAGTTACCACTTCTGCCCAAATAACTCCCTTGAAGCAGCTGGAAGTTTGAACACAAGGCTAAAGTATATAAAAACTTTGGAGGCCAGAGGTCACCACATTTTCTATGCCTCTCCAGCAATGTCCGATGGCAGAAAGCTAAACTGATCCTCCCTGTTGCAGGACTGCAGTTACGGCCTGCAACATTTGTCTGCCTGTTTTAAACACGTAAATCCAACTTACCTGTTTAAATACTTGGCCACGTTTCCATCTGCTTCTCCTGTTTTCACCAAAGGAACGACACTGTGGAGGCATAAGGAGACAGAGGCCCAAACGCCACGATGACACAGAGCCAGTGAAGTTTACAAAAGGAAAACCATCCCGGCCAGGAATCCATATGGCCACAACTCTGTGCCTGCCCTACCTCAAGCCCAGGTGTCTATTTTGTGTGTTTTGCTTGGACGGTGACCATTTAGGTGACGGCTTCCCCGTCTCTCCTGTCACTCTACAAAACAACTCTACACCCACAACTCCAGCCGGGGTCTCCTGTGGCACCTTTTAGACTCTTCCCATGCAGGGGAGCCTTTATTCTAAAACCCGCCTCCAGGATGTTGCCAACCAAAGAACCGATCCCGTCCCTTACCACCTCTCGGCTCTGCGACACACAGCCCGGGAGAGATGGAGGGCAGCACTGCTTTTTCCACCAGACTGAAACGACACAAGCAGAAGACACGAGATTTGCTTGGCCCAAAATCAGTGGCTCACTAAAGAAGACCCCTctggctgcctttttttttttttaaacaggatgCAAAGGCATGAAAAATTGTGATCCTGGCAGGGGAAAAACTCTTCAGGATATCAAGAGGCCCAAGCCCAGTGGTTACATCCTGACTCCAGATACAAAATATGGAAGAGCACATAAAAGAACTTACTGGCAGAATGAAGGAGGTGAGCGGTGGGAGCTGATCTGAGTATTTGTCTATCCAGCTTTCCAACTCCAGCACGGGCTTCTCACTGAAGGACGTTCGCtctgaagagaaggaggaggaggaggagaaggccagTCACACAAGATGGGCCTGGAGGAAAGTCTTGGCATCAAGCCCCTTGGAACATGCCCAGAATGTTTCCCCCTCTCCCATGGAAGAACAAAGTCTCCTGCATTGATCTGCCAAGCAGGACTCCAAGGTGTCAAATCCAGAAGCAGGCTCCCCTCACTTAGAGACCCTTGGAAGCCATTGAATTTCAACAAAGAAAAGCAAGTTGTCGATACAATCAGTGAAACAGCCATGGGAGAAGTTGTCTGGGCTTTCAACTCTTGGCAGAAAGCAAAGGCAAAGCAACGTGTTTGAATATCGTATTCCTTGCCAGCCTCCAGCTCCTTAGAGAAGTCCTACTTACTTATGTGAGACTCCCTGGCTGAAGAGATGGGCGTTGCCACATTAGAGCCGGCATCTTGCAGCATACACTGGACCTGCAGTGGGGAAGTCAAGACACGTCTGGGGTACGGAAAGATGGTATCAACTTGGAAGGGAGTCGGGCCTCTTGTTTAATCCGGTTATGCGCCTCTCAATGGCGAGAGAGGAGTAACAGCTTGGcccagatagaaagatagatgtctTCAATTTATTT
This genomic stretch from Ahaetulla prasina isolate Xishuangbanna chromosome 15, ASM2864084v1, whole genome shotgun sequence harbors:
- the MMAB gene encoding corrinoid adenosyltransferase MMAB isoform X2 produces the protein MSRAWLARAGGAGASSWRGRRRAAAAGRGAGALAGNRGPTRPVRIPSPGKAAEPPRSTPRRETKGLEGFSSTFTGERRAKDDRIFDALGTLDELSSAIGLSAEFGSESGHTFVEELHKVQCMLQDAGSNVATPISSARESHIKRTSFSEKPVLELESWIDKYSDQLPPLTSFILPSGGKSSAALHLSRAVCRRAERCVVPLVKTGEADGNVAKYLNRLSDYLFVLARFAAKQEGKEEQIYRRMEPQD